The Streptococcus sp. VT 162 genome has a window encoding:
- a CDS encoding transfer protein, with amino-acid sequence MGKKIAKQLGLLIGSLLPILLVIILVIASVIGIVSAGGSSGSTTGKRTRLTAQEVAQKASISVERAEDVIKILNWQLSKEKFTLEGASGSLANAERESDFDPKLTNPSGGVAGYFQWSGWDGNTINGDRWANASSRTLDSTVELELMSYELNHGYKKVKDYMQKASDPFESAKYWSEYYEGVLLSDGQTKLEKLEKDSKKWYEVFKGTIESDGSSGNAIAGSLDIPAGQVAMEIPSGYSIDKEITKDGYITQSYPYGECTWYVFNRAKEFGIQFDPYMGNGQDWAHKSGYEVTNTPTKHSAVSFQGTQAGGHRLYGHVAFVEDVKDDGSILISECNFVQSGQGTGITNYRVFGAEEAKNFYYVIGK; translated from the coding sequence ATGGGTAAAAAAATAGCTAAACAATTAGGCTTACTGATTGGAAGTCTTTTACCTATTCTCCTAGTGATCATCTTAGTGATTGCAAGTGTTATTGGGATTGTTTCTGCTGGTGGTTCGTCAGGTAGTACGACTGGAAAGAGAACAAGACTAACAGCGCAAGAAGTGGCTCAAAAAGCCAGTATATCTGTCGAACGTGCAGAAGATGTGATTAAGATTCTAAACTGGCAACTCTCTAAAGAGAAGTTCACTTTAGAGGGTGCTAGTGGTTCTCTTGCTAATGCAGAAAGAGAAAGTGACTTTGATCCAAAGCTAACGAATCCGTCAGGTGGAGTTGCTGGTTATTTTCAGTGGTCTGGTTGGGACGGAAACACTATCAATGGTGATAGATGGGCGAATGCAAGTTCACGTACTTTAGATAGTACGGTGGAACTGGAATTGATGTCCTATGAATTGAATCATGGATATAAGAAAGTCAAGGACTATATGCAGAAGGCTTCTGATCCTTTTGAAAGTGCTAAGTATTGGTCTGAATATTATGAAGGTGTATTGCTTTCAGACGGTCAGACTAAACTAGAGAAGCTGGAAAAGGATAGCAAGAAGTGGTATGAAGTCTTTAAGGGTACGATTGAATCTGATGGATCAAGTGGAAATGCAATAGCTGGTAGTTTAGATATTCCTGCTGGTCAAGTAGCTATGGAGATACCTAGTGGCTATTCGATTGACAAGGAGATTACCAAAGATGGCTATATCACTCAATCTTATCCGTATGGAGAATGTACGTGGTATGTTTTCAATCGTGCTAAAGAATTTGGAATACAGTTTGATCCATATATGGGAAATGGGCAAGATTGGGCGCATAAGTCAGGTTATGAAGTAACGAATACTCCTACGAAGCATTCAGCAGTTAGTTTTCAAGGAACGCAAGCTGGTGGTCACCGTCTTTATGGTCATGTGGCATTCGTAGAAGATGTGAAAGATGATGGTTCAATCTTGATTTCAGAATGTAACTTTGTTCAAAGTGGACAAGGTACTGGAATCACGAATTATCGTGTGTTTGGTGCTGAAGAAGCAAAAAATTTTTATTATGTTATTGGAAAATAA
- a CDS encoding membrane protein, producing the protein MRKNILLVFICSFFLFPILVKANPVSDYLPNNNFNIIEFDKNTNKPKLKESSESTKELLDNAKKAKEKEAEIKKQNESKSKLTYENYKSRMSDLTSKAYFDKKFFGFDSNINYFFNSLVQAVFWVGKLVFYVIAELYSAVESMSDVSSLLNEAVKNSSKVFSSLFSQEIIYMVGASMAAYLLYIFATGKGSFFKTLIKMLLIYTCIGVYFIQFPVNGQNKYLLTHVYDAFRTTTITLNGEITKTLTGESKDGVETYFSETLLKGYKYMNSPVNDKGEFVLSEKEFEDLAGYKQGDGDHLVGEKKIKDIAKDKDPENKMLKNEWGLKFMYAFASDVDIIVMGTIYLLLGLSRFFFLIVFILLIVLLPFILLLSLFPKMEHLLIGFNKKAISMLALSSIMLLATTLFSFFYNTLTSFVSTAVGGDLLVTVFLKALLLFLMWKYRHSLLTAFSRVTNSPVGKIGREISNSQAVKNLKERIAGTGKLGLKSGKDGLKVGGQFAKGGLKLGKDKLSENLKTLRKDSPLVDKVAEKGEAVKNRMDSIRERKNSSVNALKEKGSKALAKLYGVRANAFREGSDDRKLLKGKQKLRDEEAKKYAGQKNASREAVRRLKEERARKREQRFKEEQQRSAKQKMQTTKTTNPRAVGRRKSDVNSARNDVKSSKQYRSKKEKRLKAKRRKVDI; encoded by the coding sequence ATGAGAAAAAATATTTTACTAGTGTTTATTTGTTCATTCTTCCTTTTTCCTATATTGGTTAAGGCGAATCCTGTTTCAGATTACCTTCCAAACAATAATTTCAATATTATTGAATTTGATAAGAATACCAATAAACCAAAACTGAAAGAAAGTTCTGAATCGACAAAAGAACTCTTAGATAATGCGAAAAAAGCAAAAGAAAAAGAAGCTGAGATAAAAAAGCAGAATGAAAGTAAAAGTAAGCTAACTTATGAGAATTATAAGTCGAGAATGTCTGATCTCACAAGTAAAGCATACTTTGACAAAAAGTTTTTTGGATTTGATTCCAATATCAACTACTTTTTTAATTCGCTAGTTCAGGCTGTGTTTTGGGTTGGAAAACTGGTTTTCTATGTGATTGCAGAATTGTATAGCGCTGTTGAATCAATGAGTGATGTTTCTTCATTATTGAATGAAGCTGTAAAGAACTCTAGTAAGGTATTTTCTTCCTTGTTTAGTCAAGAAATAATCTATATGGTTGGTGCTAGTATGGCAGCCTATCTATTATATATATTTGCGACTGGAAAAGGAAGTTTCTTCAAAACATTGATAAAAATGTTGTTGATTTATACTTGTATTGGAGTGTACTTTATTCAGTTTCCTGTTAATGGTCAAAATAAATATCTGTTGACTCATGTTTACGATGCTTTCAGGACAACCACTATAACCTTGAATGGTGAAATCACGAAAACTTTAACTGGCGAAAGTAAAGATGGAGTAGAAACATACTTTTCAGAAACCTTGTTGAAGGGATATAAGTACATGAATTCTCCTGTAAATGATAAAGGGGAGTTTGTGCTTTCTGAAAAAGAATTTGAAGATTTAGCTGGTTATAAACAAGGTGATGGAGACCATTTAGTTGGTGAGAAGAAAATCAAGGATATTGCGAAAGATAAAGATCCTGAAAATAAAATGTTGAAGAATGAGTGGGGATTGAAATTCATGTATGCCTTCGCTTCTGATGTCGATATTATAGTGATGGGAACGATTTATCTATTGCTTGGATTGTCACGTTTCTTCTTCTTAATTGTGTTTATCTTACTTATCGTTTTGTTGCCATTTATACTTCTGTTAAGTCTATTTCCTAAGATGGAACACTTGCTGATAGGATTTAATAAAAAAGCTATTTCAATGCTTGCTTTATCATCTATCATGCTTTTAGCAACTACATTATTTTCTTTCTTTTATAATACGTTGACTAGTTTTGTTTCTACTGCTGTTGGTGGAGATTTGTTGGTGACGGTATTTTTAAAAGCATTGTTATTGTTTTTGATGTGGAAATATAGACACTCACTTCTAACAGCATTTTCAAGAGTTACGAATAGTCCTGTTGGTAAGATTGGTAGAGAAATCAGCAATTCTCAAGCAGTCAAAAACTTGAAAGAAAGAATTGCTGGTACTGGAAAACTTGGTTTGAAATCAGGTAAAGACGGTTTGAAAGTTGGTGGTCAGTTTGCTAAAGGTGGCTTGAAGTTGGGTAAAGATAAGTTGAGTGAAAACCTCAAAACTTTACGAAAAGACAGTCCGTTGGTAGATAAGGTTGCTGAAAAAGGAGAAGCGGTTAAAAATCGAATGGATTCGATTAGAGAACGTAAGAATAGTTCAGTCAATGCTTTGAAAGAAAAAGGAAGTAAGGCTTTAGCTAAACTCTATGGAGTGCGAGCCAATGCCTTTAGAGAAGGTAGTGACGATAGAAAATTGTTGAAAGGAAAACAGAAATTAAGAGATGAAGAAGCTAAGAAATATGCTGGTCAGAAAAATGCTTCTCGTGAAGCAGTTCGGCGTTTGAAGGAAGAACGAGCAAGAAAACGAGAACAACGTTTTAAAGAAGAACAGCAACGCTCTGCAAAACAGAAAATGCAGACTACAAAGACTACCAATCCGAGGGCAGTTGGTAGAAGAAAATCAGATGTTAATAGTGCTAGAAATGATGTGAAGAGTTCTAAACAATATAGAAGTAAGAAAGAAAAGAGGTTGAAAGCAAAAAGAAGAAAGGTTGATATTTAA
- a CDS encoding conjugal transfer protein translates to MELTNNIWSIADGLILLKDGTVLSVFEVESQIVNTIEDNKKETSKDLVYNCLASLHEYNDVSIHSLHIDLELAKKISLLSQDIEQGQGTSPLGNYVISTMKSRLEEEVSYLFEYKHYIVVPLKSVNVTSDFKLTIEQTIATYRKNVLKMAGFEELPKIDWWKTWQNQKDMVQTKLHVLNVKEVAKADLELLNRLHFLGGQYYDKESELIALENSIENVDETIIEVVDGNALKLTNGQETSYVATIPVVSYPKNVSYLHLQEELQNLEFPVDSVYKIRFSTQKGFFSLFSRARNKRKNLGNTVEETAENDDVQKIEVLESHQLLEDFQEKHDNKELMITYLHTLTITADSLEELNLKFDILFARLKELEVEVVKAVADRIYLFYKSRLTEILDNGRESFLQYGSLRGLCENLMFTTKKVGTEIGFPIGRVDNEISSWYGDFQKALDSSTNVVFSNLLQANKIGVKGKETSNPHTAITGSTGNGKSFLTKLLFTYHSLLKTKVLYIDPKAEMKRQYQAVLSKLEAEGKFEELQDYIKSINFVTLDMKDKKNQGVLDPFSFLQDEAELTELATVLVGSVLDKDTYIKVQPYLLDSIDKVLERRKAGEKVGMLQVFDELEKNSKEEVETAGYFLKRISRNSLLSLCFSDGSQNVLKVDNKITIVEITGLDMPKGTDKDEMTETQLRSLTVMYSLTYFCAIFGEREKDKETMLFLDEAWQIMSTPAGRQVVNRIKRTGRSFNNFLVLVTQSVKDLKTSEDGTGFGTVFAFPENSETGAILEHLRVEDDELSRAWLENQTMGQCIYYDTFGRKERITVDGTIYPELMELFETVETELVAV, encoded by the coding sequence GTGGAATTAACGAATAATATTTGGTCAATCGCTGATGGTTTGATTTTGCTGAAAGATGGAACGGTTCTGTCCGTATTTGAAGTTGAATCACAAATTGTCAATACGATTGAAGATAATAAGAAAGAGACAAGCAAAGATTTAGTTTATAATTGTTTGGCTAGTCTGCATGAGTACAATGATGTAAGTATTCATAGCTTACATATTGATTTAGAACTAGCTAAGAAGATTTCTTTATTGTCGCAAGATATTGAACAAGGTCAAGGGACAAGTCCTTTGGGAAATTATGTGATTTCGACAATGAAGTCACGATTGGAAGAAGAAGTAAGCTATCTTTTTGAATATAAGCATTATATTGTAGTTCCTTTGAAGTCGGTCAATGTGACCTCTGATTTCAAACTGACTATTGAGCAGACGATTGCAACCTATCGTAAAAATGTGTTGAAGATGGCTGGTTTTGAAGAACTACCAAAAATTGATTGGTGGAAAACATGGCAGAATCAGAAAGATATGGTTCAGACGAAACTTCATGTTTTGAATGTGAAGGAAGTTGCGAAAGCAGACTTGGAATTACTGAATCGACTTCATTTTCTTGGTGGTCAATACTATGATAAAGAAAGTGAGTTGATTGCTCTTGAAAATTCTATTGAGAATGTCGATGAAACGATTATTGAGGTAGTGGACGGAAATGCTTTGAAGTTGACCAATGGTCAGGAAACAAGCTATGTGGCGACAATACCTGTTGTTTCTTATCCTAAAAATGTGTCTTATCTTCATTTGCAAGAAGAACTTCAAAATCTTGAATTTCCTGTAGATAGTGTGTATAAGATTCGATTTTCTACTCAAAAAGGTTTCTTCTCTTTATTTTCAAGGGCAAGAAACAAGCGTAAGAATCTTGGAAATACGGTAGAGGAAACAGCAGAAAATGATGATGTTCAAAAGATTGAAGTCTTGGAAAGCCATCAGTTGCTAGAAGATTTTCAGGAGAAACATGATAACAAAGAATTGATGATTACCTATCTTCATACCTTGACGATTACAGCAGACAGTTTAGAAGAATTGAATCTTAAATTTGATATTCTGTTTGCACGTTTGAAAGAGTTGGAAGTAGAAGTTGTCAAGGCTGTTGCTGATCGAATCTATCTATTCTATAAGAGTAGGTTGACAGAAATTCTTGATAATGGAAGGGAATCTTTTCTTCAATATGGAAGCCTGCGTGGATTGTGTGAGAATTTGATGTTTACTACTAAGAAGGTTGGAACAGAAATTGGTTTTCCTATTGGTCGAGTGGATAACGAGATTTCCTCATGGTATGGAGATTTTCAGAAGGCCCTTGATTCAAGTACCAATGTTGTATTTTCAAACTTGTTACAGGCTAACAAAATTGGAGTTAAAGGGAAGGAAACAAGCAATCCTCATACAGCTATAACTGGTTCAACTGGAAATGGGAAGTCATTCTTGACGAAGTTACTATTTACCTATCATTCGTTATTGAAAACAAAAGTGTTGTATATTGATCCAAAAGCAGAAATGAAAAGACAATATCAAGCTGTGCTTTCAAAATTAGAAGCAGAAGGTAAATTTGAGGAATTGCAGGACTATATTAAGTCAATCAACTTTGTTACTTTGGATATGAAAGATAAGAAGAATCAAGGTGTACTTGATCCCTTCTCATTCTTACAAGATGAAGCAGAGTTGACTGAGTTAGCGACTGTACTTGTTGGTTCTGTATTGGATAAAGATACTTATATCAAGGTTCAACCTTATCTGCTAGATTCGATTGATAAAGTGCTTGAACGTAGAAAAGCTGGTGAGAAAGTCGGTATGTTACAAGTCTTTGATGAATTGGAGAAAAATTCAAAAGAAGAAGTTGAGACTGCTGGATATTTCCTTAAACGGATTTCAAGAAATTCTTTGTTGTCACTTTGTTTTTCTGATGGTAGTCAAAATGTTCTGAAGGTTGATAATAAAATTACAATCGTTGAAATTACAGGTTTGGATATGCCAAAAGGAACTGATAAAGATGAAATGACTGAAACACAATTACGTAGTTTGACAGTTATGTATTCTTTGACCTATTTCTGTGCAATCTTTGGTGAACGTGAAAAAGATAAGGAAACAATGTTATTCCTTGATGAAGCATGGCAAATTATGTCAACTCCTGCTGGACGACAAGTAGTGAATCGTATTAAGCGTACGGGTCGATCATTCAATAACTTCCTAGTGCTGGTTACTCAGTCTGTAAAGGATTTGAAAACAAGCGAAGATGGTACTGGTTTTGGTACGGTATTTGCTTTCCCTGAAAATTCTGAAACAGGGGCTATCTTGGAACACTTACGGGTGGAAGATGATGAATTGTCACGTGCTTGGCTTGAAAATCAAACAATGGGACAATGTATTTACTATGATACATTTGGTCGTAAGGAACGAATTACAGTAGATGGTACAATCTATCCTGAATTGATGGAGTTGTTTGAAACAGTAGAAACAGAATTGGTTGCAGTTTAA
- a CDS encoding transposase has product MKKVSQKRSNQIFLFGLTFFFFLCVLTMFVSIKSAVKVSERLSNTAVVETKKETDRKLEQFLDGYVSRYFTYNSQAGSSDDDVSKLNNYYGSVPDVKNQGQLKQEMSVVSARMLTAKDGIAVYRVIYDTKKDDKSQRVGIEFSIPYGEKDGKYYVAGLPWFSPVSDFKADGVEKDSMVSLIAKDDLEEGKRKKLISFLELFFKNYTTSQANLDLISKDIKSIGGASFKSLDYSYFKEKDGKILAYVQVTFEVAGTTHSENFSFELREDKDSFFVEKMDHTIPLDYNKKDDEGE; this is encoded by the coding sequence ATGAAGAAGGTAAGTCAAAAGAGATCGAATCAGATTTTTTTATTTGGCTTAACTTTTTTCTTTTTTCTCTGTGTTTTAACAATGTTTGTTTCAATTAAAAGCGCTGTTAAGGTAAGTGAAAGATTATCGAATACAGCAGTTGTTGAAACAAAGAAAGAAACTGACCGTAAGTTGGAACAGTTTTTAGATGGTTATGTAAGTCGATATTTTACTTACAATTCACAAGCTGGTTCGTCTGATGATGATGTTTCAAAACTGAATAACTATTATGGTAGTGTTCCTGATGTTAAGAATCAAGGTCAGTTGAAACAAGAAATGTCAGTAGTTAGTGCAAGAATGCTGACAGCTAAAGACGGTATCGCTGTATATCGTGTTATTTATGATACGAAGAAAGATGATAAAAGTCAGCGTGTAGGGATTGAATTTTCGATTCCGTACGGTGAAAAAGATGGTAAATATTATGTAGCTGGTTTGCCTTGGTTCTCACCTGTGAGTGATTTTAAAGCTGACGGAGTAGAAAAGGATAGTATGGTCTCTTTGATTGCTAAAGATGATTTAGAAGAAGGAAAACGCAAGAAATTGATTTCTTTCTTGGAACTATTCTTTAAGAACTATACGACAAGTCAAGCTAACTTGGATTTGATTTCAAAAGATATTAAGTCCATTGGGGGTGCAAGCTTTAAGAGTTTGGATTATTCCTACTTTAAAGAAAAAGATGGTAAGATTCTTGCCTATGTGCAAGTAACCTTTGAAGTTGCTGGTACAACTCATAGTGAGAACTTTAGCTTTGAATTACGAGAAGATAAAGATAGCTTTTTCGTAGAAAAAATGGATCATACAATTCCATTAGATTATAACAAGAAAGATGATGAAGGAGAATAA
- a CDS encoding antirestriction protein ArdA → MELTALVRYGKFVRQVLLPCDSEEVAYRFGYEEGEEITVTIDSIEELPDLNCERLTLDLANELAENLEDVDEDIVLSFIESNSSDPKYLASAEFDDCNLYPDISTDEELGLYIVEDMGFELSKETLQNYFDYEMFGRDVRLEEGGSFVDKGYFVSR, encoded by the coding sequence ATGGAATTAACAGCTTTAGTTAGATACGGAAAATTTGTTAGACAAGTTTTGCTTCCATGTGATAGTGAGGAAGTAGCTTATCGATTTGGTTATGAAGAAGGTGAAGAAATTACGGTCACTATTGATTCGATTGAAGAATTGCCTGATTTGAATTGTGAACGCTTGACCTTAGATTTAGCGAATGAACTTGCTGAAAATTTGGAAGATGTAGATGAAGATATTGTTCTATCATTTATTGAATCAAACAGTTCTGATCCAAAGTATTTGGCAAGTGCTGAATTTGATGATTGTAACTTATATCCTGATATTTCTACGGATGAAGAGTTAGGCTTATATATTGTAGAAGATATGGGTTTTGAATTGTCAAAGGAAACACTACAAAACTATTTCGATTATGAAATGTTTGGTCGTGATGTTCGTTTGGAAGAAGGTGGTAGTTTTGTAGATAAAGGTTACTTTGTATCAAGATGA
- a CDS encoding antirestriction protein ArdA, giving the protein MELTAVVRDDILKKVKRFSLPVTLEYVASEFGFDIEDVSISILSVEELPTLNVERNLLYDLNELAENLKDVDKDLVLSYIESQSSNVSDLLKFNFHDCSLYSDITTDHELGAYMVANNGFDLGLILKYLDYEKYGRDVRLEEGGSFTDKGYFLPKANRL; this is encoded by the coding sequence ATGGAATTAACAGCCGTAGTTAGGGATGATATACTTAAAAAAGTGAAACGTTTTTCTTTACCTGTAACTCTTGAATATGTTGCTTCTGAGTTTGGATTTGATATAGAAGATGTATCCATAAGTATTTTATCTGTTGAAGAATTACCGACTTTGAATGTAGAAAGAAATCTTCTATATGATCTTAATGAACTTGCTGAAAATCTAAAAGATGTAGACAAAGATTTGGTTCTATCCTATATTGAATCACAAAGTTCTAACGTATCAGATTTGTTAAAATTTAACTTTCATGATTGTAGTTTATATTCTGATATTACTACAGATCATGAGTTGGGAGCATATATGGTAGCAAATAATGGCTTTGATCTTGGATTGATATTGAAATATTTAGACTATGAAAAATATGGTCGAGATGTTCGCTTAGAAGAAGGTGGTAGCTTTACTGATAAAGGTTACTTCTTGCCTAAAGCAAACAGATTATAA
- a CDS encoding transfer protein, with the protein MTLNGKDKQVIELSNELAKKLKSKEFDLAWKHAGELSSLLKNDEELQLPYQVIECIKKDLSSYYAMNKELNKVTTRAFAIGSSFERSASI; encoded by the coding sequence ATGACGTTAAATGGAAAAGATAAACAAGTTATCGAATTGTCGAATGAACTTGCTAAAAAATTGAAGTCAAAAGAATTTGATTTAGCGTGGAAACATGCTGGTGAATTGAGTTCTCTTCTTAAAAATGATGAAGAATTGCAATTACCGTATCAGGTTATTGAGTGTATCAAGAAAGACCTTTCTAGTTACTATGCAATGAATAAGGAATTGAATAAGGTAACAACTCGTGCTTTTGCGATTGGTAGTAGCTTTGAGCGTTCAGCTTCAATTTAA
- a CDS encoding Cro/Cl family transcriptional regulator, whose product MEFGYLEKVMRMYNFSVNEIADYLGINAGSFYHWKEAGKIPDSYDSQIQELMAFKEGVRDSGFSLEGKVDYVKVTFKTRDYIEVIDKVLGLKNKPFLEEEKGGSGYDTKYTFQFINVFISKKREDMGCMIELKGQACRQFEYYLEEEQKASWRDFFIRCFEYEREIAEGDGKYMNIPRLDIALDEKYNEEGNFELGKLVELWDKGLIDSRLRLKQIEDNGEYGKAKTIYFGSRQSAYHFCFYQKDIEQAKKLGFDLDFIHSALQFKNRYEVRMCDEVALDFVKKALNERLDMAKLAVKVINSKIKVFEKDNGKKVLNKEWYSLLGEVDRIGFSTAPVEVGFFEKQYKWINENVSGVTTVLKTWENITGEHKLKRILFEGNISEKNWKKLEQARVDYEKNLQADRF is encoded by the coding sequence ATGGAGTTTGGTTATTTAGAAAAGGTTATGAGAATGTATAATTTCTCTGTAAATGAAATAGCAGATTATCTAGGAATTAATGCTGGTTCTTTTTATCATTGGAAAGAAGCTGGAAAAATTCCTGATTCGTATGATTCACAAATTCAAGAATTAATGGCTTTTAAAGAAGGGGTAAGAGATAGTGGTTTTTCCTTAGAAGGTAAAGTTGACTATGTGAAGGTAACATTTAAGACAAGAGATTATATTGAAGTGATTGATAAGGTCTTAGGTTTGAAAAATAAACCTTTCTTAGAAGAAGAAAAAGGTGGTTCAGGCTATGATACAAAATATACATTTCAGTTTATCAATGTTTTCATATCGAAAAAAAGGGAAGATATGGGTTGTATGATTGAATTAAAAGGTCAGGCTTGCAGGCAATTTGAATATTACCTAGAAGAAGAACAGAAGGCAAGCTGGCGTGATTTCTTTATTCGGTGCTTTGAGTATGAGCGTGAAATTGCTGAAGGTGATGGAAAGTATATGAATATACCTCGGTTAGATATTGCGCTTGACGAAAAATATAACGAAGAAGGCAATTTTGAACTTGGTAAGTTGGTAGAACTTTGGGATAAAGGATTGATTGATAGTCGATTGAGATTGAAGCAAATTGAAGATAATGGTGAGTATGGAAAAGCTAAAACAATTTACTTTGGTTCAAGGCAATCTGCATATCATTTTTGTTTCTATCAGAAAGATATTGAGCAGGCGAAAAAACTTGGCTTTGATTTAGATTTTATTCATTCGGCTTTACAATTCAAGAATCGTTATGAAGTTCGAATGTGTGATGAAGTCGCTTTGGATTTTGTTAAAAAAGCCTTGAATGAAAGATTGGATATGGCAAAGTTGGCTGTAAAAGTGATCAATAGCAAGATTAAAGTTTTTGAAAAAGATAATGGAAAAAAAGTCTTGAATAAAGAGTGGTATTCATTGCTGGGTGAAGTTGATCGTATTGGTTTTTCAACTGCTCCTGTTGAGGTTGGTTTCTTTGAAAAACAGTATAAATGGATCAATGAGAATGTTTCAGGTGTTACGACTGTTCTTAAAACTTGGGAAAACATAACAGGTGAGCATAAATTGAAAAGAATATTGTTTGAAGGAAATATATCCGAAAAAAATTGGAAAAAATTAGAGCAAGCGAGGGTTGATTATGAGAAAAATTTACAAGCTGATAGGTTCTGA
- a CDS encoding cell division protein FtsK, translating to MSLFPTYRGVRIFPFMEKLRYFIFSFFFLLFSPILALFVYSNFEKVKNVDIFSIVVSVVILILIIALSIYLTWLSQERVFYFQKRGRESTLAFFLRENGYTYTKKVKTDSGTRDKIVFPVVYMKQNRYDLEIAFKMAGNKFQDKFKKIGSELETTFFMDFMEVQDDIKFKTFKLAYSAFQNRIKVTDVEYSDKGIQLMKNLYWNPIDDPHLLVCGGTGGGKTVLLRTLIRAMAKVGVTDICDPKQADFVTMAEQKAFEGRISYQVNDIVEMIERAVGIMFARYAYMRQKREENGDKDLKKFYEYGLEPYFLVCDEYNALCAMLDFQTRQRLDNAMGQFLLLGRQAGCFAVIAMQKPSREDLGSKLQANINFRISVGRLDEVGYDLAFGEVNRNKEFKYVKYLGGKRVYGRGYASVYGEVAREFYSPLLEKGFSFTDEYEKIERRENPFNPLENPDAQLSEEEKENLQAEMEAQEELQKGEVKKASPELIQELMSSKQKESGNDLVKTFAFSKEIGVSAGSMKNLVDKLDGILEFEKEDNVVYLNEIQRNIIKDLFELKQNTSQNWSEILEDFPFDEYGF from the coding sequence ATGAGTTTATTTCCTACTTATAGAGGAGTTAGGATTTTTCCTTTTATGGAAAAATTAAGATATTTTATCTTTTCTTTTTTCTTTTTGTTGTTTAGTCCAATACTAGCTTTATTTGTCTATTCAAATTTTGAGAAAGTCAAGAATGTAGATATTTTTTCTATTGTTGTTTCGGTAGTTATACTGATTTTGATAATCGCTTTAAGTATTTATTTGACCTGGCTTTCTCAAGAGCGAGTATTCTATTTTCAAAAGAGGGGAAGGGAATCTACTCTTGCTTTCTTTTTGAGGGAAAATGGCTATACTTATACTAAAAAAGTTAAGACGGATTCAGGAACTAGAGATAAAATTGTTTTTCCTGTTGTTTACATGAAGCAAAATCGTTATGATTTGGAAATTGCTTTTAAAATGGCTGGGAATAAGTTTCAAGATAAGTTTAAAAAGATTGGTAGTGAACTTGAAACAACGTTCTTTATGGATTTTATGGAAGTTCAAGATGATATAAAGTTTAAAACATTTAAACTGGCGTATTCGGCTTTTCAAAATCGAATCAAGGTAACTGATGTGGAGTATTCTGATAAGGGTATTCAACTGATGAAAAATCTGTATTGGAATCCTATTGATGATCCTCATTTACTTGTTTGTGGTGGTACTGGTGGTGGTAAAACGGTATTACTGAGAACATTGATTCGTGCCATGGCTAAAGTTGGAGTGACGGATATTTGTGATCCAAAACAAGCAGACTTTGTGACTATGGCAGAACAGAAAGCCTTTGAAGGTCGTATTTCTTATCAGGTCAATGATATTGTTGAAATGATTGAAAGGGCTGTTGGTATCATGTTTGCTCGCTATGCTTATATGCGACAAAAACGTGAAGAAAATGGCGATAAGGATTTGAAGAAATTCTATGAGTATGGTCTTGAACCTTATTTCTTGGTTTGCGATGAATACAATGCTTTGTGTGCTATGCTTGATTTTCAAACGAGACAGCGCTTGGATAATGCTATGGGCCAATTCTTATTACTTGGAAGGCAAGCTGGCTGCTTTGCAGTTATAGCTATGCAGAAGCCTTCAAGAGAAGATTTAGGCTCAAAACTACAAGCGAATATCAATTTCCGAATTTCTGTTGGTCGATTGGATGAGGTTGGATATGATTTGGCCTTTGGAGAAGTCAATAGGAATAAAGAATTTAAGTATGTGAAATATCTTGGTGGTAAACGAGTATATGGTCGTGGGTATGCTAGTGTATATGGAGAAGTCGCAAGAGAATTTTATTCTCCTTTGTTAGAAAAGGGATTCTCTTTTACTGATGAATATGAGAAGATTGAACGACGAGAAAATCCTTTCAATCCTTTGGAAAATCCTGATGCTCAATTATCTGAAGAAGAAAAAGAAAATCTTCAAGCTGAAATGGAAGCACAAGAGGAATTGCAAAAAGGGGAAGTCAAAAAGGCAAGTCCTGAATTGATCCAGGAGTTGATGTCTAGTAAACAAAAAGAAAGTGGAAATGATTTAGTAAAAACGTTTGCGTTTTCTAAAGAAATTGGTGTGTCTGCTGGTTCAATGAAGAATTTGGTAGATAAGTTAGATGGTATTTTAGAATTTGAAAAGGAAGATAATGTAGTGTACCTGAATGAGATTCAAAGAAATATTATAAAGGATTTGTTTGAATTGAAACAGAATACAAGTCAAAATTGGAGTGAGATTTTGGAAGATTTTCCTTTTGATGAATATGGTTTTTAG